TCCCGACGGTCATGGCAATGGACGGGAGAAGcctgggggaggaaagaggggggcggGTAGGTCAGGATGGGTCAAGGATGTGTagtctagtttttttttgtttttttttgcgtttgctTTCACCATCTATATTTTCTTGCTGGCTATctgagtatttatgtatgtatgcatatagttatatgtatatattcatatatatgtatatacacacacacacacacacacacatatatatatatatatatatatatatatatatatatatatatatatatatatatatatatatatatatatatatatatatatatatatatatatatatatatatatatatatatatatatatatatatatatataatttatgaaatgAATGAAcactgggctgatcagccgtggcatctcAATCATATttggatgtggtcaggagctatcaggttagcaaagtaaaggcccccccttttatatatatatatatatatatatatatatatatatatatatatatatatacatatatatatatatatatatatatatatatatatatatatatatatatatatatatacacacacacacacacacacacacacacacacacacacacacacacaatatatacatatatatatatatatatatatatatatatatatatatatatatatatatatatatttattcatttattcatgcacacacatcgcccgcgcgtggGCATATATTGGGTAAGGCAAACCTCggtacggtagtgggtgagtctataaTTGTTAGTTGAGAACCGCCAACAGTGATTACCTAAAGAACTACATCCATGgtgaaggatcatgggtcagtcaCCCCAGCATAAAGACCCAGTCACttacataatactactaataatagtaataataattataataatagtaataataataataataataataataataataatagtaataataataatagtaataataataataataataataataataataataataataataataataataataatattattattattattattattattaacattggtgataatgatgtcaacgataacgataaaattattatgataaagatgatgaagacaataaaaatacttttggtataataacaacaaacaacaacaacaacaacgaaacaacaacaataacaacagtaataataataataatgataataataataacaatgaggataattaccatgataatgataattatcaataataacagatatactAACCTGACAATACGATGAACATAGTACAAAATCCAGTTGACCCTGCCTGACCTCTGCTGCTCCCTCAAGACCCCGTAGACCACCAACAGGCCACTCATGAAGAAAAAAGTGTCCACGCTGTAGGTCGCGTTAACGTAGGTCTGGTCAATCACCTTGCTAGTCAGCTGATTCCAGGATGGCGGGAAAAAAGatgagtagaataataataataatgataataataataataataataataataataatgataataataataataataataataacaaccaacaacaacaacaacaacaacaacaataataataataataataataataataataattattattattattattattattattattattattattattattattattattattattattattcattttactttttttttcttttttttttggtcggttagaatttatttttattttcatctctattttttatttacatatttatttatttgtcatttatctattattcatttatatatattcatttatttatcattcattatacttaTATTCTGATTATCATTCGTTACTCTTTTATTAATGGTCTCGATGTTATGTCAGTTAATTCTATATTGATGTGATGTTAGATAATACTTTTCTATTATGCTTAcgttaattaatgaataatacttTTTGAGAACAGTGGaacaattattatttcttgttagtCTTCTATTTGGTGATACAGTCTGTATCCTGTTCCATGTTCTGTGTATCCCTGAGCTGCCCGATTTTTTAGAATCCCATTTCCGCGAAAATGCCCTATATCCAGTCAGCTCAGCCTCTGTTGACGAATGTTTTCAgtcattttccctctcttgctctcttatctcttcctgcttctctctcctatcctcttctccttcttctatcctcttctctcctctctacttcctctctctctctctctcgtctcttctctctctctctctctctctctctctctctctctctctctctctctctctcctcttctctctcctctctctctctctctctctctctctctctgtttctctctctctcttctgttctctctctctcctgtccctctctctctctctctctctctctctctctctctctctctctcctctctctctctctctctctttctcccttcctcctattttccttccctcattcttacCTCATGCCATGTAGACAAGAAATCACAGAACGACTTGGTTTTTTGTTTATCTGGAATATTTTCTTCAGGTTATTGGACACAGAGAACACGAGTAGAAAGCGAAGAGGACCTGTGAAGAATCAAATAAAAAGTAATTGCTTCAGAAACGCTGCTCGTAACTTTGCGATTTAGTACAATATTCTTGAACCAATTAatccacccccctcttctctctttcctgtctctttccttaatgtctctctcttttcccctgtctttgtctgtctgtttctctctctctctctctctctctctctctctctctctctctctctctctctctctttccctctcactctctctttccctctcactccctctctctctcactccctcactctcactctcactctcactctcactctcactcactcacttactcactctcactctctctctctctctctctctctctctctctctctcccactctctctctcctctctctctctctctctctctctctctctctctctctctcatccaattCCCAGTGATTTTTTTCCAACAATCATTTCTTTCCAAATACAAATAATTCCTATCACCAATCAACTTACTCCACTGGCTCCCTTTCACCCAGTGTCTTGCCACATACCATTCAGTACTAACCACGATACCCATCCATGGCCATTATTCGTTTCCCATCACAAGATCACCCGTTGAAACTCACCCTCCCGTAGCTCCTGTCTTTCTCCAATGAGCCAATCAGCAAGGGCGCCACCCAGCATCAGGTCTCCCAAGATAGACAGCACTACGCTGTTAGGACGACAGGGTTGGTAtgattaaatgatataatgaaaagaaGTTCATAATCAAACTGATGTTGATGGCAACAGGCTTGTTAcctctgctgctactactacttttgttgttgatattgttatcctcattattattaccaatactactactcctactactactactactactactactactactactactactactactactactactactactcctactactactactactactgctgctgctgctgctgctgctgctgctactactacctactatcagtagtagtaatagtatcaatatcCTAATACCATTTACCTCACAACAGCAATTGTAACGGTAATATTAActgatcaaataatgataatggttgtagcaatgataataataacaccaatggtACTAGTATATGatagtcaataatgataataataataataataataataataataataataataataataataataatgataataataataataaaataataataataataataataataataatgaaaataataataatgataaaataataataataataataataataatgataataataataataataatgaaaaaaaaagtaataataataatagtgcgcTGTATATATAGCTAGTTCCTCTATTTACATGGAGGCAATTCATATACCAACAATTCattaaaagaaattaacaaacaaaatcaaagaataaTCAATATGACACATGCCTATTTGTTTTACATTGATGAATGGAAATAAggtaaaatattttcccaaattcaCTTTAAGCAACTAGTCCGCTAGCGAATATTAATAGGTAGAATATTTCttagactcatatatatatatatatatatatatatatatatatatatatatatatatatatatatatatatatagtgtgtgtgtgtgtgtgtgtgtgtgtgtgtgtgtgtgtgtgtgtgtgtgtgtgtgtgtgtgtgtgtgtgtgtgtgtgtgtgtgtttttaaaaatagttactgtaatttttttccttgaatattaCTTGAATACAAGTAACATATTTCCCAGACTCACACGgataaaaagcaaaatatttcCTAAATTTTAAAACACTAATGAATTGAATATTTCCTAAAATCACATGAATAGAAATTCCAAGAAATAAGACAAGACTCACAcgacaagacaaaaaaacaataatgaaaaaggaataataataatcctaacttccattaataaaaagttaaatatttcTTAAACTCacaggacagacagaaaaagagaaagaaagaaaataaaagaaagaaagaaagaaaaggaaagaaagaaagaaagaaaaggaaagaaaaacgaaagaaaaaagaagaaagagaaaagaagaggaaagaaaaaaagaaaaaaaacaaaaaatagaaaaaaagaaaagaaaagaaaagaaaaaaaaaaaacatacacatcctAGATCCACATGACTAAAATACCAAGACGTTTCCCGGACTCACATGTAGGCAATGTCTCCACCATCGAGTTCTTTTTCCTCAAGACAGTCTacgtatttgggttttttcccgccGATGTGCATGGTTACGTTGAGGCTAGCCTGAGGGAAACAATGCTTTTGTTTAtgagtacatatgtatgtatatatatatatatatatatatatatatatatatatatatatatatatatatatatttgtctatctgcctatctataaaCACATACGTATGCCACAATACACATGCGACAGCCCGCAGTCGTCTAGTCCCCTTTTATCTACGACTCGAGGACGACCTTCCCCCCCAGCCACCACGACCCACCATCATGTCCTCGGAGGTGCAGCTGGAGGGAATGCAGGTCCCGAACTGGAAGATCGAAGGGAAGCCTGTGTAGGTCATTGAGGCTCCTACGCGCACTGCCGGAGCGTCCAAAAGCGTGTCCTTTCCTTCGCCTTGGAGGCTGTGGGGTACGTTGGGAGTTGACCGATGTTCACCAACTATTCTTTATGTTGTTTGTGGttcgcacatgcatgcatacatatataaagacatacaagCATACggatatctatacacatatatatatatatatatatatatatatatatatatatatatatatatatatacatatatattatatatatatacatatatatatatatatatatatatatatatatatatatatatatatatatatatatatataacacacacacacacacacacacacacacacacacacacacacacacacatatatatatatatatatatatatatatatatatatatatatatatatatcagcatatgtacttaagtatatatattatacatatatataagtatataaatgtatgtacacatacagaaacgcatgtttgtatgtatgcactcaaattactttttatttagataatatagttattaggcagacagacacacagatgtatataaacatatacccggagttacataaacacacacagttatacatagaatatattacacaaaacaaaaGGTATTTGGTAGTCACGATTTTAAAGCAAAGGTTGTTAAACTATGACTCATGAATCATGAACGAATGACAAATGTTGTTTTGTAACCCAAAGACGAACGTAAactttcttcactctcttcccATTTCATGCAAGACGGTGagaataacaactaaaataataatgataaatatgaagatggagatgatgatactgatgatactgatgatcatggtcatgatgatgatggtgatcatgatgatcatgatcatgaacatgatcatgatgataaagatcatgataaagataagaatagaaatgaagatgaaaatgatggcagtaatatcaatgatagtgatagcaatgacaccgatgataatgatgatgataatgatgatgatgatgatgatgagaacagtaacatgaacaataacaacaaaaacaacaacaataataacaagatatttactaataacactacaactgataataatacagtaaaaaaagagGTTCCAGGACACAGGAATTTCAGCAGTTTTCCACCGAGCTCGAACGACCATCACCTCTCCGTGTGAACGAGGCAGTAGCGCCCCGAGAAGGTGGCGTTGATGTTCCACGGCCAGGGAAAGACCTCCTTGACGTACAGCATCGTGCACTCGGGCGGCATTCCCCACAGCAGGAGGTTTCCGTCCAGGATCCCGTCGCCGGTCTTGCCCCAGGAGTCTA
This genomic interval from Penaeus monodon isolate SGIC_2016 chromosome 37, NSTDA_Pmon_1, whole genome shotgun sequence contains the following:
- the LOC119596219 gene encoding nose resistant to fluoxetine protein 6-like → MFVLYDFSPQIRNKGMPLPTSGKLIWALLLCMAAGASGVGDGEGPEADAPWTLHPAQIERRLERYGDPMEKASRGIPRFLFDDNDSDENDEAKKKNDISWIEGIYLPLRDPSLVPSETCRNDVDAILKVLESPVLSGTINNQGRFWNVFLVDSWGKTGDGILDGNLLLWGMPPECTMLYVKEVFPWPWNINATFSGRYCLVHTESLQGEGKDTLLDAPAVRVGASMTYTGFPSIFQFGTCIPSSCTSEDMMASLNVTMHIGGKKPKYVDCLEEKELDGGDIAYIVVLSILGDLMLGGALADWLIGERQELREGPLRFLLVFSVSNNLKKIFQINKKPSRSVISCLHGMR